One part of the Anaerolineae bacterium genome encodes these proteins:
- a CDS encoding Glycosyl transferase in Chlorophyll a cluster, whose product MSDWLILSFTPLIIIAAVAVLNAFTFPRLRPTPPPQTAPFVSILIPMRNEALRIGETVRSLLAQTYPQFEIILLDDQSEDGSAQAAAAAAQGDPRLKILSGAPLPTGWLGKNWACHQAAQHACGEYLLFSDADVRWHPQALAALVEQARRSNADLLTCWPTQQTVTWGERLTVPLMAFTILAYLPVLAVHYLPFRVFAAAMGQCLLFRRGAYEQIGGHQAVRGRVVEDMAFAYAIKAADLRLRACDANGLLQTRMYGSWTEVRNGFAKNILAGHANSVWFLLFSAVFHWWLFVVPWLLALSQASWEAALFGLLGVLTRMLTAVISRQRARDALLLPLSVVLMTLIAAQSIWGHWKGQSVWKGRRIAT is encoded by the coding sequence ATGAGTGACTGGCTGATCCTTTCCTTCACTCCTCTGATCATCATTGCCGCCGTGGCGGTTCTGAATGCCTTTACCTTCCCCCGCTTGCGCCCCACGCCTCCTCCGCAAACGGCGCCTTTTGTCTCGATCCTGATTCCGATGCGCAACGAAGCCCTGCGCATCGGCGAAACGGTGCGCAGCCTGCTCGCCCAAACGTACCCTCAGTTCGAGATCATTCTGCTGGATGACCAGTCGGAGGATGGGTCGGCGCAGGCTGCGGCGGCTGCCGCACAGGGCGACCCGCGCCTGAAAATCCTGAGCGGGGCGCCCTTACCCACAGGCTGGCTGGGGAAGAATTGGGCCTGTCATCAGGCTGCCCAACATGCCTGCGGGGAGTATCTGCTCTTCAGCGATGCCGATGTGCGCTGGCATCCGCAAGCCCTCGCGGCCCTGGTCGAGCAAGCCCGGCGCAGCAACGCCGACCTGTTGACCTGCTGGCCGACCCAGCAAACCGTCACCTGGGGCGAACGATTGACGGTGCCGCTGATGGCTTTCACGATTTTAGCTTACCTGCCGGTTCTGGCTGTGCACTACCTGCCCTTTCGCGTCTTTGCGGCTGCTATGGGGCAGTGCCTGCTCTTTCGGCGAGGTGCCTACGAACAGATTGGCGGGCATCAGGCGGTGCGCGGGCGGGTGGTGGAGGATATGGCTTTTGCGTATGCCATCAAAGCCGCCGACTTGCGCCTGCGCGCCTGCGATGCCAACGGCTTGCTGCAAACGCGCATGTATGGCAGTTGGACAGAAGTCCGCAATGGGTTTGCCAAAAACATCCTGGCAGGGCACGCCAATTCGGTCTGGTTCTTGCTCTTCTCGGCCGTCTTTCACTGGTGGCTGTTCGTCGTTCCGTGGCTGCTGGCGTTGAGCCAGGCCTCCTGGGAGGCTGCCCTGTTCGGACTGCTAGGGGTGCTGACGCGCATGTTGACCGCCGTGATCAGCCGCCAGCGCGCTCGCGATGCCCTGCTTCTGCCGCTCTCGGTCGTCCTGATGACCCTTATCGCCGCCCAATCGATCTGGGGACACTGGAAAGGGCAGAGCGTCTGGAAAGGGCGGCGCATCGCCACCTGA
- a CDS encoding Tryptophan 2-monooxygenase, giving the protein MVSTSSISELVAIAQRGLGSLYPHASPKRVLIAGAGLAGLAAGEALIRAGHEVLILEARQRPGGRIHTLREPFAPGLYGEAGAMRIPRSHTLTMAYVEKFNLPTRDFVMDNPNAYIYLGGVKWRRSEVESNPERMGFDTAPHERGKIAGAYWEETIRPLIELIEKEGESAWQQIYAEYDAYSVREFLELKGWSEGMIEMFGLLNNQEAMMNSSFLELFREDAGRYYTNMCQIVGGMDRLVEAFLPSVGQAIRYGAKVIAIDQTPEAVIFHYQTAAGRFQAQADYAILTIPFPVLRHIEILKPFTRPKQRAIRQLHYDASAKIFFQTRRRFWETDEGIYGGGTVTDLPIRNLYYTDYGKESGRGILLASYTWSEDAQRWGSLPPHERIEQALENVAAIHPQILKEFEVGASYMWHDDPFAGGAFALFDPGQQTLLHDEIVKPEGRIYFAGEHASLYHAWIQGAFESGLQAAKAIHNLPPSSVP; this is encoded by the coding sequence ATGGTCTCGACGTCTTCTATCTCAGAACTGGTTGCCATCGCTCAACGTGGGCTGGGAAGCCTTTATCCTCACGCCTCTCCCAAACGCGTCCTGATCGCCGGGGCGGGTCTGGCCGGTCTGGCGGCTGGCGAGGCGTTGATCCGCGCCGGGCACGAAGTCTTAATCCTGGAAGCCCGCCAGCGACCGGGCGGGCGCATTCATACGCTGCGCGAACCCTTTGCGCCCGGTTTATACGGCGAAGCCGGCGCCATGCGCATCCCTCGCTCGCATACCCTGACGATGGCTTATGTCGAAAAATTCAACCTGCCGACCCGCGATTTCGTCATGGATAACCCCAACGCGTATATTTATCTCGGCGGGGTCAAGTGGAGGCGCTCCGAAGTGGAATCCAATCCCGAACGGATGGGCTTCGACACAGCCCCCCACGAAAGGGGAAAAATCGCCGGCGCTTACTGGGAGGAGACCATCCGCCCTCTGATCGAGCTCATTGAAAAAGAAGGAGAGAGCGCCTGGCAGCAAATCTACGCTGAATATGATGCCTATTCGGTGCGCGAATTCCTGGAGTTGAAGGGCTGGTCGGAGGGGATGATCGAGATGTTCGGCTTGTTGAACAACCAGGAAGCGATGATGAACTCGTCCTTCCTGGAACTCTTTCGCGAGGATGCCGGCCGGTACTATACCAACATGTGTCAGATTGTCGGCGGCATGGATCGCCTGGTCGAAGCCTTTCTGCCCAGCGTGGGGCAGGCCATTCGCTATGGGGCAAAAGTAATCGCCATTGACCAGACCCCCGAAGCGGTGATCTTTCATTACCAGACCGCCGCCGGGCGATTTCAAGCCCAGGCTGACTACGCCATCCTGACCATCCCGTTTCCGGTTTTGCGCCATATCGAAATCCTCAAACCCTTTACGCGCCCCAAGCAGCGCGCCATCCGCCAGTTGCATTACGATGCCTCCGCCAAAATTTTCTTCCAGACCCGCCGGCGCTTCTGGGAAACGGATGAGGGCATCTACGGCGGCGGGACGGTCACCGATTTGCCGATCCGCAACCTCTATTACACCGACTACGGCAAGGAGAGCGGGCGCGGCATTTTGCTCGCCAGCTACACCTGGTCGGAGGATGCCCAGCGCTGGGGTTCTCTGCCTCCGCACGAACGCATCGAGCAAGCCCTGGAGAACGTGGCTGCTATCCACCCTCAGATTCTCAAAGAATTTGAGGTTGGCGCTTCGTATATGTGGCATGACGACCCCTTTGCCGGAGGCGCTTTTGCCCTCTTTGACCCCGGTCAGCAAACCCTCTTGCACGACGAGATCGTCAAACCCGAAGGGCGCATCTACTTCGCCGGCGAGCACGCCTCACTCTACCACGCCTGGATTCAAGGGGCTTTTGAATCGGGCTTGCAGGCTGCCAAAGCGATTCACAACCTCCCGCCCTCGTCTGTGCCTTAA
- a CDS encoding MinD superfamily P-loop ATPase containing an inserted ferredoxin domain has translation MKQLVILSGKGGTGKTSITAAFAHLASQNGLAGKVILADADVDAANLELVLQPQLVEVQDFKGGKVAFINQDTCAACGDCERVCRFDAILPSSLLERGGESYRVDPIACDGCAACVYQCPTQSISMREQIAGKFYFSESRYGPLYHAHLFPGQENSGKLVTLVKQRARLQALDEGRELVIVDGPPGIGCPVISAVSGADLALIVAEPTISGVHDMRRILQTVQHFGVQAHVCINKADVYPAGTEEIESFCREQGIETIGRIPFDVTVTTAMVAGEAVTAFQPEAPVSVAIRQVWERVLQALAQKE, from the coding sequence ATGAAACAACTCGTCATTCTCAGCGGTAAAGGCGGCACGGGCAAGACCAGCATCACCGCGGCATTTGCCCATCTCGCTTCCCAAAATGGATTGGCGGGTAAAGTCATCCTGGCGGATGCGGATGTGGATGCAGCCAACCTGGAACTGGTTCTCCAGCCGCAATTGGTAGAGGTGCAGGATTTCAAGGGTGGTAAGGTGGCGTTCATTAACCAGGATACCTGCGCTGCGTGCGGCGATTGTGAGAGGGTGTGTCGTTTCGACGCCATCCTTCCCTCCTCTCTCCTGGAAAGAGGGGGCGAGAGCTATCGGGTGGACCCCATCGCCTGTGATGGCTGCGCAGCCTGTGTCTATCAATGCCCGACGCAGAGTATTTCCATGCGCGAGCAAATCGCGGGAAAGTTCTATTTTTCCGAGAGCCGCTATGGGCCGCTCTATCACGCCCACCTGTTTCCCGGGCAGGAAAATTCGGGCAAGTTGGTGACCCTCGTCAAACAGCGTGCCCGCCTGCAAGCCCTGGATGAGGGTCGCGAGCTCGTCATCGTGGATGGACCGCCGGGCATTGGCTGTCCCGTCATCTCGGCGGTATCCGGCGCGGACCTTGCCCTGATCGTGGCTGAGCCGACCATTTCCGGCGTCCACGATATGCGCCGCATTTTGCAGACCGTGCAGCACTTTGGCGTGCAAGCGCATGTATGCATCAATAAGGCGGATGTATACCCCGCCGGGACAGAGGAGATCGAATCGTTCTGCAGGGAGCAGGGCATCGAAACCATCGGCAGGATTCCGTTCGATGTGACGGTAACAACCGCCATGGTCGCAGGCGAGGCCGTGACAGCCTTCCAACCAGAAGCTCCCGTCAGCGTCGCCATCCGCCAGGTGTGGGAGCGCGTTCTCCAGGCCCTGGCACAAAAGGAATGA
- a CDS encoding Dinitrogenase iron-molybdenum cofactor biosynthesis protein: MKLAISISGNRLDAPFDPRFGRAVAFCLVDSETGEWTVHANPALSATGGAGVQAAQFIAKLGAQAVVSGAYGPNAFETLSSAGIELYLAPASESLTAADVLALFKAGKLSKPEAATRPGQHGGGR; encoded by the coding sequence ATGAAACTGGCTATCTCAATCAGTGGAAACAGACTGGATGCCCCCTTTGACCCGCGCTTTGGGCGCGCCGTTGCCTTTTGCCTGGTGGATAGTGAAACAGGCGAATGGACTGTTCACGCGAATCCTGCCCTGTCCGCTACGGGCGGAGCAGGCGTACAGGCGGCGCAATTCATCGCCAAATTGGGCGCGCAGGCGGTGGTTAGCGGGGCTTACGGACCCAACGCCTTTGAGACTCTCTCCTCCGCTGGCATCGAACTGTATCTTGCTCCTGCCAGCGAATCCCTGACCGCTGCGGATGTACTGGCACTATTCAAAGCCGGAAAGCTGAGTAAACCCGAAGCCGCCACCCGCCCGGGTCAGCACGGAGGTGGTCGCTGA
- a CDS encoding MinD superfamily P-loop ATPase containing an inserted ferredoxin domain yields the protein MRIVVASGKGGTGKTTIATSLALVAAEQEAVRLLDCDVEAPNAALFLHPEFNQRKEVGILLPVVDEMLCTHCGRCAEVCQFHAIAVIGKKTLIFPELCHGCGSCRLNCPEKAIHEQLDGMGVLESGLTSSGIAFAQGVMNVGEPMAVPIIRELKKWQSDANPAAAHLQLEQFQLEIRDAPPGASCPVVETLRGADFAILVTEPTPFGLHDLKQVVKICRELGIPAGVILNRDGIGDDAVEKYCAENELPILMRIPMERRFAEAIASGKTLVEAAPEFRASFRALLETIATRVTA from the coding sequence ATGCGGATTGTCGTTGCCAGCGGCAAGGGTGGGACGGGCAAAACCACCATTGCGACCAGTCTGGCGCTGGTTGCTGCTGAGCAGGAGGCAGTGCGCCTCCTCGATTGCGACGTGGAAGCGCCAAACGCCGCCCTCTTTCTGCATCCCGAATTCAATCAACGCAAAGAGGTCGGCATTCTGCTACCGGTAGTGGACGAAATGCTTTGCACCCATTGCGGACGTTGCGCGGAGGTCTGCCAGTTTCACGCCATCGCCGTCATCGGCAAAAAGACGCTGATCTTCCCTGAACTCTGTCATGGCTGCGGCAGTTGCAGGTTGAACTGCCCAGAAAAAGCCATTCACGAGCAACTGGATGGGATGGGCGTGCTGGAAAGCGGGCTGACCTCCAGCGGGATAGCCTTTGCCCAGGGCGTGATGAATGTCGGTGAGCCGATGGCCGTACCGATCATCCGCGAGTTGAAGAAATGGCAGTCAGATGCCAATCCAGCAGCAGCGCATCTTCAACTCGAGCAGTTCCAGCTTGAAATCCGCGATGCCCCGCCCGGCGCCTCCTGCCCCGTGGTTGAGACCCTGCGCGGCGCAGACTTTGCCATCCTCGTCACCGAACCAACACCTTTTGGTTTGCACGACTTGAAACAGGTCGTGAAGATTTGCCGCGAATTGGGCATCCCGGCGGGCGTGATCCTCAACCGCGACGGGATCGGCGACGACGCGGTGGAGAAGTATTGCGCCGAAAATGAATTGCCCATTCTGATGCGCATCCCAATGGAGCGGCGCTTTGCCGAAGCCATCGCCAGCGGCAAGACCCTGGTGGAGGCCGCGCCCGAGTTTCGAGCCAGCTTTCGCGCCTTGCTGGAAACCATCGCCACCAGGGTAACGGCATGA
- a CDS encoding Transcriptional regulator, PadR family yields the protein MFFLESCLLVLLHREAGYGYSLMDGLQEFGFDTSLMDISILYRALRELEAAGLVVSSWSEESLGPQRRIYTITPQGEATLSDWTEALRQQRKQIEALEAAYDAMKKGT from the coding sequence ATGTTTTTCCTGGAATCGTGCCTGTTGGTGCTGCTGCATCGTGAAGCGGGTTACGGCTACAGTCTGATGGATGGCTTGCAAGAGTTTGGCTTCGACACCAGCCTGATGGACATTAGCATCCTCTACCGCGCCCTGCGCGAACTGGAAGCGGCGGGGCTGGTGGTCAGTTCATGGAGTGAGGAAAGCCTTGGCCCACAGCGGCGCATTTACACCATCACCCCACAGGGCGAAGCAACCCTCTCCGACTGGACTGAAGCCCTGCGCCAGCAGCGCAAGCAAATCGAAGCCCTGGAAGCGGCTTATGACGCTATGAAGAAAGGCACTTGA
- a CDS encoding putative DNA processing chain A yields MQLSENAKVVLMLCCPFQAKSEEEEKNQVLSPGEWHSFAHLLKQRSLEPEDLLSLNYPQLEGLLEGDPLMKKVGAIHSLLRSGGTLSFHLESLGNRGIQVVTLVDDDYPERLRKRLGNQAPPFLFYAGDKALLGQPGIAVVGSRQIDQRVLQITRELGEICGQAGLVVYSGGAKGVDETCMKAALEGVDGYTVGVLAHPLTEVMRTVEYRRAIEKKRMCLATPFLPEKGFQVWKAMYRNAIIYALADVAVVIQSDLNKGGTWAGAKENLKKRWVPLFVVDWGAQTPAGNRELIKQGGINLPHPYPFDGKSIKEWFQQRVAGWKSSVLDEGDNSKAAPSRGEKAVQLSLSFPEAQKAGPDRAKKQQ; encoded by the coding sequence ATGCAACTCTCGGAAAACGCCAAAGTAGTTTTAATGCTCTGTTGCCCTTTTCAGGCAAAAAGTGAAGAAGAGGAAAAGAATCAGGTCTTATCGCCGGGTGAATGGCACAGTTTTGCCCATCTACTGAAACAACGTTCGCTTGAACCAGAAGACCTGTTAAGCCTCAATTACCCACAGCTCGAAGGACTGTTGGAGGGTGATCCACTTATGAAAAAAGTGGGAGCAATTCACTCCTTACTGCGCAGCGGTGGAACTTTGAGCTTCCACCTGGAAAGCTTGGGAAACCGGGGGATTCAGGTTGTAACCCTTGTGGACGATGACTATCCAGAGCGGCTGAGGAAGCGTCTGGGCAATCAAGCCCCCCCCTTTCTGTTCTACGCCGGCGACAAAGCCCTGTTGGGGCAACCCGGTATCGCGGTGGTTGGGTCACGTCAAATCGATCAGCGGGTCTTACAAATAACCCGCGAACTGGGGGAGATTTGCGGTCAGGCTGGGTTGGTGGTGTATTCCGGCGGTGCCAAAGGGGTGGATGAAACCTGCATGAAAGCGGCGCTGGAAGGCGTGGATGGATATACCGTTGGGGTTCTGGCGCATCCCCTGACGGAAGTGATGCGAACGGTTGAATACCGGCGGGCGATTGAGAAGAAACGCATGTGCCTGGCAACGCCCTTCCTGCCGGAGAAAGGTTTTCAAGTCTGGAAGGCAATGTACCGCAACGCCATCATTTACGCTCTGGCGGATGTTGCCGTGGTGATCCAGAGTGATCTCAACAAAGGCGGCACATGGGCAGGGGCAAAGGAAAACTTGAAAAAGCGCTGGGTGCCACTCTTTGTCGTTGATTGGGGCGCGCAAACCCCCGCCGGCAACCGGGAACTGATCAAGCAGGGAGGAATTAACCTGCCTCATCCATATCCTTTTGACGGGAAATCGATCAAGGAATGGTTTCAGCAGAGGGTTGCAGGGTGGAAGTCTTCTGTATTGGACGAGGGGGACAACTCCAAAGCTGCGCCCTCTCGCGGAGAGAAAGCGGTTCAATTATCGCTCTCTTTTCCCGAGGCGCAGAAAGCCGGCCCAGATCGAGCCAAAAAACAACAATAA
- a CDS encoding Acyl-phosphate:glycerol-3-phosphate O-acyltransferase PlsY, which produces MLETFLWVLISFLSGSLPFAVWLGRLKGKDVRQVGDRNPGAINAFRAGWKWIGLAVLLLDVSKAAAPIGLAYYEFGWRGARLVPIALAPMLGHAYSPFLGLRGGKAIATALGVWIGLTLWRVPLVALPTLTIVYLWLRNSGWALLITLATIGIYLLLFNPDPILLIVLLLQSALLLWKHRQDLRQPPWHKPSGVAPA; this is translated from the coding sequence GTGCTAGAAACCTTCCTGTGGGTGCTGATTTCCTTCCTGAGCGGCTCGCTGCCGTTTGCCGTCTGGCTGGGGCGATTGAAGGGGAAAGATGTCCGCCAGGTGGGCGATCGCAACCCCGGCGCCATCAACGCCTTTCGGGCAGGATGGAAATGGATCGGGCTGGCTGTCTTGCTCCTGGATGTCTCCAAAGCCGCTGCCCCCATCGGGCTGGCTTATTACGAGTTTGGGTGGCGCGGCGCTCGCCTGGTGCCGATTGCCCTCGCCCCGATGCTGGGACATGCCTATTCGCCGTTTCTGGGCTTGCGCGGCGGCAAGGCGATCGCCACCGCGCTCGGGGTGTGGATTGGCCTGACCCTCTGGCGGGTGCCGCTGGTCGCTCTGCCGACTTTGACCATCGTTTACCTCTGGCTGCGCAACTCCGGCTGGGCGCTGCTCATCACGCTTGCGACGATCGGCATTTACCTTTTACTCTTCAATCCCGATCCGATCTTGCTGATCGTCCTGCTCCTGCAAAGCGCCCTCCTGCTCTGGAAACATCGCCAGGACCTGCGTCAACCTCCCTGGCACAAGCCGTCTGGCGTGGCGCCAGCCTGA
- a CDS encoding ATP-dependent DNA helicase RecQ, whose protein sequence is MDKAYAEKLLRQMLGANASFRPHQWEVIDQLVREKQRILLVQPTGWGKSIVYFLATKLLRQQGYGPTLLISPLLSLMRNQIQMAERIGIRAATINSENEHEWENVEICLQKDALDILLISPERLNNRHFLSQTLPLFHNSIGMLVVDEVHCISDWGHDFRPDYLRIVRIVNLLPKNVPVLGTTATANQRVVEDVQNQLGSGLKIYRGPLMRSSLKLQTLSIPDPAHRLAWLAKNLRSLTSRGSGIVYCQTVRDAERVAKWLKTKGFNAEAYHADLATEQREQLENQFFENQVSILVATIALGMGFDKPDVRFIIHYQRPRSVVEYYQQVGRAGRDGCDAYGILLSGEEEDDIHAYFIENAFPQQAVFQAILAALEEVDSLTLNQLGSKVNASKKVIEQALRLLELEGAVVKAENNHFSRTVNPWQPDLERIERVLNIKRQEVEQIKQYVSHSACLMEFLLKALDDPHASACGRCVNCLQKGFSTQVPEELLDEAQQFLRNYLIQILPRKQFPAGVIKDSQSRIPNDMRSEMGYCLSMYNEGKLGKAVQQGKYQDGRYSDELVNAAAEFISTTWGIREKITWVTAIPSLRHPQLVPDFAQRLAARLGLPFKMVLRKTSDAPAQKTMQNSAMQARNVLESLGFDHSQTLPQGAVLLVDDICDSGWTLTIAAYLLRKAGSGKVYPFALASASTRGG, encoded by the coding sequence ATGGACAAAGCCTATGCCGAAAAGTTGTTGCGCCAGATGTTGGGCGCCAACGCCTCCTTTCGCCCGCATCAATGGGAAGTGATCGATCAGCTTGTGCGGGAGAAACAACGTATACTCCTTGTCCAACCAACCGGCTGGGGAAAGAGCATCGTTTACTTCTTAGCAACCAAATTATTGCGCCAGCAGGGTTATGGGCCAACTTTGTTGATCAGTCCCCTGTTATCCTTGATGCGCAATCAAATTCAGATGGCAGAGAGAATTGGCATCCGCGCTGCAACCATCAATTCGGAAAATGAACATGAATGGGAAAACGTCGAAATCTGTCTACAAAAGGACGCACTGGATATCCTTTTGATTTCCCCAGAACGTCTGAACAACCGGCATTTCTTAAGTCAAACTCTGCCCCTTTTTCATAATTCGATTGGGATGCTTGTGGTGGACGAAGTCCATTGTATTTCCGATTGGGGGCACGATTTTCGTCCAGATTATTTGCGCATTGTGCGCATCGTCAATCTACTCCCGAAAAACGTGCCGGTGCTGGGAACAACTGCCACAGCCAACCAGCGCGTCGTGGAAGATGTCCAAAATCAATTGGGTTCTGGACTCAAAATCTATCGCGGCCCCTTGATGCGCTCTTCGCTAAAGCTCCAGACTTTGTCCATCCCCGATCCAGCTCACCGCCTCGCCTGGCTGGCGAAAAATCTGCGTTCCTTAACAAGCCGGGGAAGCGGAATCGTCTATTGTCAGACTGTCCGCGATGCCGAGCGCGTAGCCAAATGGTTGAAAACTAAAGGCTTCAATGCTGAAGCCTATCATGCCGATCTGGCTACAGAACAGAGAGAGCAATTAGAGAATCAATTTTTTGAAAACCAGGTCTCAATTCTGGTTGCGACCATTGCTTTGGGGATGGGTTTTGATAAACCCGATGTACGTTTTATCATCCATTATCAACGTCCCCGCTCGGTTGTGGAGTATTATCAGCAGGTGGGGCGTGCCGGACGGGACGGTTGCGATGCCTACGGCATTTTGCTCAGCGGTGAAGAAGAAGACGACATTCATGCTTACTTTATCGAAAATGCCTTTCCCCAACAAGCTGTGTTCCAGGCGATTTTAGCGGCTCTGGAAGAAGTTGATTCGTTGACTCTTAACCAGCTCGGATCGAAAGTTAATGCAAGCAAAAAAGTCATCGAACAGGCATTGCGGCTCTTAGAGTTGGAAGGTGCAGTCGTTAAAGCTGAAAACAATCATTTCTCCAGAACAGTCAATCCATGGCAACCCGACCTTGAGCGGATTGAGCGCGTCTTAAACATCAAACGCCAGGAAGTGGAGCAAATCAAGCAATATGTGTCGCATTCAGCTTGTCTGATGGAATTTTTACTGAAAGCCCTGGATGACCCTCACGCCAGCGCCTGTGGGCGGTGCGTCAATTGTCTCCAGAAAGGTTTCAGCACACAAGTGCCTGAAGAGTTGTTGGACGAAGCTCAGCAGTTTCTGCGCAATTATCTTATCCAGATTCTGCCTCGCAAACAGTTTCCTGCTGGAGTCATAAAGGATTCTCAAAGCCGAATTCCGAACGATATGCGCTCAGAGATGGGGTATTGTTTGAGTATGTACAATGAAGGAAAACTCGGAAAGGCAGTCCAGCAGGGGAAATATCAAGATGGCAGATATTCTGACGAATTGGTGAACGCCGCAGCCGAGTTTATCTCCACGACTTGGGGCATTCGAGAGAAGATCACCTGGGTCACGGCGATTCCCTCCTTGCGTCATCCGCAGCTTGTCCCGGATTTTGCCCAGCGCCTTGCCGCTCGCCTGGGCTTACCTTTTAAGATGGTGCTGCGCAAGACAAGCGATGCCCCCGCCCAGAAAACCATGCAAAACAGCGCCATGCAAGCCCGCAATGTGCTAGAATCGCTGGGATTCGATCACTCCCAAACCCTGCCGCAGGGAGCAGTTCTCCTGGTGGATGATATCTGCGATTCTGGATGGACGCTAACCATTGCGGCATATCTGTTGCGAAAAGCGGGAAGTGGCAAAGTCTATCCTTTTGCGCTTGCCAGCGCCTCAACCCGAGGAGGATGA